The Engystomops pustulosus chromosome 1, aEngPut4.maternal, whole genome shotgun sequence genome has a window encoding:
- the TARS1 gene encoding threonine--tRNA ligase 1, cytoplasmic, producing MTENVAAKMENLQINKSNSEGGKQKEGGKKKSKEGSGEAARPELNPWPEYINQRLEIYNKLKAEHEALQAERAAKESKAIKVTLPDGKQVDAESWKTTPYQVAAGISQGLADNTVIAKVNNVVWDLDRPLEGDCTLALLKFDDEEAQAVYWHSSAHIMGEAMERVYGGCLCYGPPIENGFYYDMFLEEGGVSSNDFTGLENLCKKIMKEKQPFERLEVSKETLLEMFKYNKFKCRILNEKVDTPTTTVYRCGPLIDLCRGPHVRHTGKIKALKIHKNSSTYWEGKADMETLQRIYGISFPDPKMLKEWEKFQEEAKNRDHRKIGRDQELFFFHELSPGSCFFLPKGAYIYNQLIGFIRQEYRQRGFQEVVTPNVYNSKLWQTSGHWQHYSENMFSFEVEKETFALKPMNCPGHCLMFDHRPRSWRELPLRMADFGVLHRNELSGALTGLTRVRRFQQDDAHIFCAMEQIEEEIKSCLDFLRAVYNVFGFTFKLNLSTRPEKFLGDIEVWNQAEKQLENSLNEFGEPWVLNPGDGAFYGPKIDIQIKDAIGRYHQCATIQLDFQLPIRFNLTFVSPDGDDKKRPVIIHRAILGSVERMIAILTENYGGKWPLWISPQQVMVVPVGPTCDEYAQKVREQFHHAGFMADVDLDHGSTLNKKIRNAQLAQYNFILVIGEKEKASGTVNIRTRDNKVHGERTVEETIARLVQLKDSRSKTAEEEF from the exons ATGACGGAGAACGTGGCGGCCAAGATGGAAAATCTGCAGATTAATAAG tcaaaTTCAGAAGGCGGCAAACAGAAAGAGGGAGGGAAAAAGAAGAGCAAGGAAGGATCTGGAGAAGCAGCGCGACCCGAG CTCAATCCATGGCCTGAATACATCAACCAGAGGCTGGAGATCTACAACAAGCTGAAGGCTGAGCACGAAGCCCTACAGGCAGAGAGAGCCGCAAAGGAAAGCAAAGCCATCAAGGTGACCCTGCCGGATGGGAAGCAGGTGGACGCCGAGTCCTGGAAGACCACCCCGTACCAAGTAGCCGCAGGGATCAG TCAGGGGTTGGCGGACAATACGGTGATTGCAAAAGTGAATAATGTGGTTTGGGATCTTGATCGCCCCCTGGAGGGAGACTGTACACTTGCATTGCTGAAATTTGATGATGAAGAAGCTCAGGCG GTGTACTGGCACTCCAGCGCGCACATTATGGGTGAAGCCATGGAGCGGGTGTATGGCGGATGCCTGTGCTATGGTCCTCCTATAGAGAACGGCTTTTATTATGACATGTTCCTTGAAGAAGG GGGTGTCTCCAGCAACGACTTCACCGGCCTGGAGAACCTCTGCAAGAAGATCATGAAGGAGAAACAACCATTCGAGAGGCTGGAAGTGTCCAAAGAGACTCTGCTGGAAATGTTCAAG TACAACAAGTTTAAGTGCAGAATCCTGAACGAAAAGGTGGACACTCCGACCACCACGGTGTACAG atGTGGCCCCCTAATCGATCTTTGCAGAGGACCCCATGTCAGACATACTGGCAAGATTAAAGCTTTGAAGATTCACAAG AACTCCTCCACCTACTGGGAAGGGAAAGCCGATATGGAAACCTTACAGAGAATATATGGAATTTCTTTTCCTGATCCAAAAATGCTGAAAGAATGGGAGAAATTTCAAGAAGAAGCCAAGAATCGAGACCACAGGAAGATTGGAAGG GACCAAGAACTGTTCTTCTTCCATGAACTGAGTCCCGGAAGCTGCTTTTTCCTGCCTAAAGGAGCCTACATCTATAACCAGCTGATCGGCTTCATCAGG CAAGAGTACAGGCAGCGCGGCTTCCAGGAGGTGGTCACCCCCAACGTGTACAACAGCAAACTATGGCAGACGTCCGGGCACTGGCAGCACTACAGCGAGAACATGTTCTCCTTTGAAGTGGAGAAGGAGACGTTCGCTCTGAAACCTATGAACTGCCCGGGACACTG CTTGATGTTTGATCACCGCCCGCGTTCCTGGAGGGAGCTGCCCCTGCGGATGGCTGATTTTGGAGTGCTTCACCGCAATGAGCTGTCTGGCGCCCTCACGGGACTGACACGAGTGCGACGCTTCCAACAGGATGACGCCCACATATTCTGCGCCATGGAGCAG ATTGAAGAGGAGATTAAGAGCTGCCTGGATTTCCTGCGCGCCGTCTACAACGTCTTTGGTTTTACCTTCAAACTGAACCTCTCCACCAGACCCGAAAAATTTCTGGGCGACATTGAAGTTTGGAATCAGGCGGAGAAG CAACTAGAAAACAGTCTCAATGAATTTGGGGAGCCATGGGTGTTGAATCCTGGTGACGGTGCTTTCTATGGACCCAAG ATCGACATCCAGATTAAAGACGCCATCGGCCGCTACCACCAGTGCGCCACCATCCAGCTGGACTTCCAGCTCCCCATCAGATTCAACCTCACCTTTGTCAG TCCGGATGGTGACGACAAGAAGCGACCGGTCATCATTCACCGCGCTATACTGGggtctgtggagcgcatgatcGCCATTCTGACGGAGAACTACGGAGGCAAATG GCCTCTCTGGATCTCTCCGCAGCAGGTGATGGTGGTGCCAGTGGGGCCGACGTGTGATGAATATGCCCAAAAG GTGCGGGAGCAGTTCCACCATGCCGGATTCATGGCCGACGTGGATCTAGATCACGGATCTACCCTCAATAAGAAGATCAGGAACGCCCAACTCGCCCAGTACAACTTCATTCTCG TGATCGGAGAGAAGGAAAAGGCCAGCGGGACGGTAAACATCCGCACACGAGATAACAAGGTGCACGGCGAGCGCACGGTGGAGGAGACCATCGCCAGACTCGTCCAGCTCAAAGACTCCCGATCCAAGACTGCGGAGGAAGAGTTCTGA